One genomic segment of Pongo abelii isolate AG06213 chromosome 13, NHGRI_mPonAbe1-v2.0_pri, whole genome shotgun sequence includes these proteins:
- the DOLK gene encoding dolichol kinase, with protein sequence MTRECLSPAPGPGALLSGSVLAEAAVVFAVVLSIHATVWDRYSWCAVALAVQAFYVQYKWDRLLQQGSAVFQFRMSANSGLLPASMVMPLLGLVMKERCQTAGNPFFERFGIVVAATGMAVALFSSVLALGITRPVPTNTCVILGLAGGVIIYIMKHSLSVGEVIEVLEVLLIFVYLNMILLYLLPRCFTPGEALLVLGGISFVLNQLIKRSLTLVESQGDPVDFFLLVVVVGMVLMGIFFSTLFVFMDSGTWASSIFFHLMTCVLSLGVVLPWLHRLIRRNPLLWLLQFLFQTDTRIYLLAYWSLLATLACLVVLYQNAKRSSSESKKHQAPTIARKYFHLIVVATYIPGIIFDRPLLYVAATVCLAVFIFLEYVRYFRIKPLGHTLRSFLSLFLDERDSGPLILTHIYLLLGMSLPIWLIPRPCTQKGSLGGARALVPYAGVLAVGVGDTVASIFGSTMGEIRWPGTKKTFEGTMTSIFAQIISVALILIFDSGVDLNYSYTWILGSISTVSLLEAYTTQIDNLLLPLYLLILLMA encoded by the coding sequence ATGACCCGAGAGTGCCTATCTCCGGCCCCGGGGCCTGGGGCTCTGCTGAGTGGATCGGTGCTGGCAGAGGCGGCAGTAGTGTTTGCAGTGGTGCTGAGCATCCACGCAACCGTATGGGACCGATACTCGTGGTGCGCCGTGGCCCTCGCAGTGCAGGCCTTCTACGTCCAATACAAGTGGGACCGGCTGCTACAGCAGGGAAGCGCCGTCTTCCAGTTCCGAATGTCTGCAAACAGTGGCCTACTGCCCGCCTCCATGGTCATGCCTTTGCTTGGACTAGTCATGAAGGAGCGGTGCCAGACTGCTGGGAACCCGTTCTTTGAGCGTTTTGGCATTGTGGTGGCAGCCACTGGCATggcagtggccctcttctcatcaGTGTTGGCGCTCGGCATCACTCGCCCAGTGCCAACCAACACTTGTGTCATCTTGGGCTTGGCTGGAGGTGTTATCATTTATATCATGAAGCACTCGCTGAGCGTGGGGGAGGTGATCGAAGTCCTGGAAGTTCTTCTGATCTTCGTTTATCTCAACATGATTCTGCTGTACCTGCTGCCCCGCTGCTTCACCCCTGGTGAGGCACTACTGGTATTGGGTGGCATTAGCTTTGTCCTCAACCAGCTCATCAAGCGCTCTCTGACACTGGTGGAAAGTCAGGGGGACCCAGTGGACTTCTTCCTGCTGGTGGTGGTAGTAGGCATGGTACTCATGGGCATCTTCTTCAGCACTCTGTTTGTCTTCATGGACTCAGGCACCTGGGCCTCCTCCATCTTCTTCCACCTCATGACCTGTGTGCTGAGCCTTGGTGTGGTCCTACCCTGGCTGCACCGGCTCATCCGCAGGAATCCCCTGCTCTGGCTTCTTCAGTTCCTCTTCCAGACAGACACCCGCATCTACCTCCTAGCCTATTGGTCTCTGCTGGCCACCTTGGCCTGCCTGGTGGTGCTGTACCAGAATGCCAAGCGGTCATCTTCCGAGTCCAAGAAGCACCAGGCCCCCACCATCGCCCGAAAGTATTTCCACCTCATTGTGGTAGCCACCTACATCCCAGGTATCATCTTTGACCGGCCACTGCTCTATGTAGCCGCCACTGTATGTCTGGCAGTCTTCATCTTCCTGGAGTATGTGCGCTACTTCCGCATCAAGCCCTTGGGTCACACTCTACGGAGTTTCCTGTCCCTTTTTCTGGATGAACGAGACAGTGGACCACTCATTCTGACACACATCTACCTGCTCCTGGGCATGTCTCTTCCCATCTGGCTGATCCCCAGACCCTGCACACAGAAGGGTAGCCTGGGGGGAGCCAGGGCCCTCGTCCCCTATGCCGGTGTCCTGGCTGTGGGTGTGGGTGATACCGTGGCCTCCATCTTCGGTAGCACCATGGGGGAGATCCGCTGGCCTGGAACCAAAAAGACTTTTGAGGGGACCATGACATCTATATTTGCGCAGATCATTTCCGTAGCTCTGATCTTAATCTTTGACAGTGGAGTGGACCTAAACTACAGTTACACCTGGATTTTGGGGTCCATCAGCACTGTGTCCCTCCTGGAAGCATACACTACACAGATAGACAATCTCCTTCTGCCTCTCTACCTCCTGATATTGCTGATGGCCTAG